A stretch of DNA from Acidobacteriota bacterium:
TGGCAGCTTCCGCGGGCTGCGGCACCGCCGCAACCTGCCGGTGCGCGGCCAGCGCACGCGCACCAATGCGCGGACCCGCAAGGGCCCGCGGCGCGGTGCAGTGGCGAAGAAGAAGACGGTGTAGCGATGGCAAAGACAGAACCGCAGACCGACGCGGCAGTCACGCCGGAAGGTGGAAAGAAGCCTGCCGGCAAGCGCAAGAAGACGTTCAAGAAGCGCGGCGAGAAGCGCGTGGTGCACCACGGCTACGCGATGATCCAGGCATCGTTCAACAACACGATCATCACGATCACCGATCCGGACGGGTCGGTCATCTCGTGGTCGAGCGCGGGCGCGATCGGCTTCAAGGGGTCGCGCAAGGGCACGCCGTTCGCCGCCACGCAGGCGGCGATCGCCGCCGGCAACGCGGCCAAGACGTTCGGGCTGCGCAGCGTCGAGGTGCGGGTCAAGGGCCCGGGGGCGGGGCGCGAGTCGGCGATCCGGGCGCTGCAGACGGTCGGGATCGACGTGAAGTCGATCCGCGACGTGACGCCGATCCCGCACAACGGATGCCGGCCGCCGAAGCGGCGGCGGGTCTGACACTGACCACTACAGCAAGGAAGAAGAATGGCTCGTTACATTGGTCCCGTTTGCCGGCTGTGCCGGCGTGAAGGCATGAAGCTCTTCCTGAAGGGAGAGCGGTGCTACACGGAGAAGTGCGCGATCGAAAAGCGCAATCTGCCGCCAGGCCAGCACGGGAAGGCGCGCAAGGCGAAGCTCGTGGGGTACGGGCTGCAGCTGCGCGAGAAGCAGAAGGTCAAGCGCATCTACGGCGTTCTCGAGAACCAGTTCCGCCGCTACTTCGAGACGGCGGAGCGGACGCGCGGGATCACCGGCGAGACGCTGCTGCAGCTCCTCGAGCGGCGGCTCGACAACGTGATCTACCGCCTCGGCCTCGCCACCTCGCGCCCGCAGGCGCGCCAGCTGGTGCGCCACGGCCACTTCTTCGTCAACGGCAAGAAGGTGGACGTGCCGTCGTACTCGGTGAAGGCGGGCGACGTGATCAGCGTGAAAGGGGCCGGCGCGCAGAGCGCGGTGCTCGCGCACGCGATGGAAGAGGTGAAGGGGCGCGGCATTCCCGAGTGGCTGCAGTTCGATCCGTCGAACCTGTCGGGCCGCGTGATGTCGCTCCCGACGCGCGAGCAGATCAACCTGCCGGTGCAGGAGCAGCTGATCGTCGAGTTGTATTCGAAGTAACGGTGCCCCGCCGGCCTCAAGGCCGGCGGCCACACGTGCACGTGTAGCGGCGGGCCTTCAGGCCCGCCGATGATCGTGATCGTCAGAGAGGATCTAAGAACATGCTGTGGAAAGGTTTCCAGCGGCCCAAGCGGCTGGAGGTTGAGCGCGAGACCCTGACGGACCGGTTCGGCCGGTTCTACGCGCAGCCGTTCGAACGCGGCTTCGGAACCACGATTGGCAACAGCGTCCGCCGCGTGCTGCTGTCGTCGATCGAGGGTGCGGCGGTGACGGCCGTCAAGATCGACGGCGTCCTGCACGAGTTCTCGCCGATTCCGGGTGTCGTCGAGGACGCGACGGACATCATCCTGAACCTGAAGCAGATCCCGCTGAAGATGCACGTCGATCAGCCCAAGACGCTGTACGTCCGCGTCGAGAAGCCGGGCGAGGTGCGCGCGCGCGACATCCAGACCGACGCCGACATCGAGATCCTCGAGCCCGATGCCCACATCGCCACGGTGAGCGAAGGCGGCAGGCTCGTGATGGAGCTGCGCGTGAAACGCGGGCGCGGGTACGTCGCGGCCGACAAGAACTTCGACGAGGACCTCGGCATCGGGTGGATCCCGATCGACTCGGTGCACTCGCCGATCAAGAAGGTGAACTACCTCGTCGAGGCGGCGCGCCTGGGGCAGACCACGGACTACGACAAGCTGACGCTCGACGTCTGGACCAACGGCGCCATCACGCCGCGCGAGGCGGTGTCGCAGGCGGCGCGGCTGGTGCGCGATCACCTCAGCATCTTCATCAGCCTCGAGGACGTCGACGAGGCGACCGGCGAGGCCGCCGCGGAGCAGCCGCGCACGGTGCTCAACGAGAACCTGGACAAGTCGGTCGAGGAGCTGGAGCTGTCCGTCCGGTCGTACAACTGCCTCAAGAACGCGAACATCCGCACGATCCGCGAGCTGGTG
This window harbors:
- a CDS encoding DNA-directed RNA polymerase subunit alpha: MLWKGFQRPKRLEVERETLTDRFGRFYAQPFERGFGTTIGNSVRRVLLSSIEGAAVTAVKIDGVLHEFSPIPGVVEDATDIILNLKQIPLKMHVDQPKTLYVRVEKPGEVRARDIQTDADIEILEPDAHIATVSEGGRLVMELRVKRGRGYVAADKNFDEDLGIGWIPIDSVHSPIKKVNYLVEAARLGQTTDYDKLTLDVWTNGAITPREAVSQAARLVRDHLSIFISLEDVDEATGEAAAEQPRTVLNENLDKSVEELELSVRSYNCLKNANIRTIRELVQKTEGEMLKTKNFGRKSLNEIKEILSSMGLSLGMRLDQPTHAQE
- the rpsD gene encoding 30S ribosomal protein S4, producing the protein MARYIGPVCRLCRREGMKLFLKGERCYTEKCAIEKRNLPPGQHGKARKAKLVGYGLQLREKQKVKRIYGVLENQFRRYFETAERTRGITGETLLQLLERRLDNVIYRLGLATSRPQARQLVRHGHFFVNGKKVDVPSYSVKAGDVISVKGAGAQSAVLAHAMEEVKGRGIPEWLQFDPSNLSGRVMSLPTREQINLPVQEQLIVELYSK
- the rpsK gene encoding 30S ribosomal protein S11: MAKTEPQTDAAVTPEGGKKPAGKRKKTFKKRGEKRVVHHGYAMIQASFNNTIITITDPDGSVISWSSAGAIGFKGSRKGTPFAATQAAIAAGNAAKTFGLRSVEVRVKGPGAGRESAIRALQTVGIDVKSIRDVTPIPHNGCRPPKRRRV